From Theileria annulata chromosome 1, complete sequence, *** SEQUENCING IN PROGRESS ***, one genomic window encodes:
- a CDS encoding DNA mismatch repair protein msh2, putative, which yields MEDDSVKNHMKEINLKLAMKAFCLTADFINYKDRNYKSHFTLSIYTMDNYLCLDRAAFTSLSILPFNTHQQNVKMSLYDLLNKCRTSIGSQLLKMWITQPLVSVVDIKKRQDCVEAFKSMYRTIQSECLRKVQNLDQILTKFKNFDMGIEAKSTKQPSFEDLVVLYDCIISANRLNQFTFKRYDGIHSHTIRELFAEPLSKISSKFESYLRLVEKTVDLKEAENRVYVFNRNFDESLKKISSKLDQIRYDIEGQRQTIQNELPYSGKKGNQVKIVECNTLGFLFRIPKKDQPSLLKAQIPGVNIEKVRLNKNEFLFTTPKLRRQCTLYKSTLAQYEESQDLMVKRTFKVACTYWSLLERFIKIIATLDVLTAFAEVATLFNYVRPTIDETGKTVNLVDARHPLVEYVLTSNSFIPNDLYMERDRSRVHITTGPNMGGKSTYIKQVGLIAIMNQIGSFVPCKKAKLPIFKHILCRIGASDIQLRGVSTFLAEMVESAAILRMANEHSLVIIDELGRGTSTHDGFGLSWAIVVDLIERAKCFCLCATHFHEMGSLALEHFGVVNKHLTAQFYDSNNSMTFLYKVKDGVCKKSFGINVAIIAKFPPDVIESARNKLKELEHKYSPKHTDLIKDLLRSPTFTEFKNSLQTLALEA from the exons atggaGGATGATTCAGTAAAGAATCATAtgaaagaaataaatttgaaactTGCTATGAAAGCATTTTGTCTCACTGCTGATTTCATTAACTATAAAGACCGAAATTATAAATCACATTTCACACTTTCCATTTATACTATGGATAATTATCTTTGTCTAGATCGTGCAGCATTCACTTCACTTTCTATATTACCATTCAATACACATCAAC aaaatgttaaaatgAGTTTATATGATTTGTTGAATAAATGTAGAACAAGTATTGGTTCACAATTATTGAAGATGTGGATAACACAACCATTAGTGAGTGTAGTGGATATAAAAAAGAGACAAGACTGTGTAGAAGCATTCAAATCAATGTATAGAACAATTCAATCAGAATGTTTAAGAAAAGTACAAAATTTAGATCAAATATTGACaaagtttaaaaatttcGACATGGGCATTGAGGCAAAATCTACAAAACAACCAAGTTTCGAAGATTTAGTGGTCTTATACGATTGTATAATATCTGCAAATAGACTTAATCAATTTACTTTTAAACGTTATGATGGAATCCATTCACATACAATCCGTGAATTGTTTGCTGAACCTTTATCGAAGATTTCAAGTAAATTTGAAAGTTATTTGCGATTAGTTGAGAAGACAGTGGATTTGAAAGAGGCAGAAAACCGAGTTTACGTTTTTAATCGGAATTTTGACGAATCtttgaagaaaatttcATCAAAACTTGATCAAATACGTTATGATATTGAGGGACAGAGACAGACGATACAAAATGAGTTACCTTACTCGGGTAAAAAAGGCAATCAAGTTAAAATTGTGGAATGTAACACTCTAGGGTTTCTATTTAGAATACCTAAAAAGGATCAACCAAGTCTGTTAAAAGCTCAAATCCCAGGTGTTAATATAGAAAAGGTACGCCTTAACAAGAATGAGTTTTTATTTACAACACCAAAACTAAGGAGACAGTGTACACTATATAAGAGTACACTGGCACAATATGAAGAGTCACAGGATCTTATGGTTAAAAGGACTTTTAAAGTTGCATGTACTTATTGGTCACTACTGGAACGGTTTATTAAGATTATTGCAACCCTAGATGTATTAACAGCTTTTGCGGAAGTTGCTACTCTTTTCAATTATGTAAGACCAACTATTGATGAAACTGGCAAAACAGTTAATCTCGTTGATGCTAGGCATCCACTTGTTGAATATGTACTCACATCAAATTCTTTTATACCAAATGATTTATATATGGAACGTGATCGTTCAAGAGTGCATATTACCACTGGTCCTAATATGGGTGGTAAATCAACATATATTAAACAa gTTGGATTAATAGCAATAATGAATCAAATAGGATCATTTGTACCATGTAAAAAAGCGAAATtaccaatttttaaacatataTTATGTAGAATTGGTGCTTCAGATATACAACTCAG AGGAGTTTCAACATTTTTAGCTGAAATGGTAGAATCAGCAGCTATACTTAGAATGGCTAATGAACATTCATTAGTTATTATTGATGAATTAGGTCGTGGTACATCAACACATGAT GGATTTGGATTATCATGGGCAATAGTAGTAGATTTAATAGAACGTGCAAAATGTTTTTGTTTATGTGCTACACATTTTCATGAAATGGGTTCATTAGCATTAG aaCATTTTGGAGTTGTAAATAAACATTTAACAGCACAATTTTATGATTCTAACAATAGTATgacatttttatataaagtGAAAGATGGCGTTTGTAAAAAATCGTTTGGAATTAATGTTGCAATTATAGCCAAATTTCCTCCAGAT GTAATAGAAAGTGCAAGAAATAAGTTGAAAGAACTTGAACATAAATATAGTCCTAAACATACAGATTTAATTAAAGATTTATTAAGATCACCAACATTCAcagaatttaaaaatagtCTACAGACTCTCGCACTAGAAgcttaa